The window TTATTGAAATTCTCCAATATAAATAATATGAATGGCACAGTCAAAGATGCCATCGTAGGTGCTGATGTGTTTATTGGAGTCAGTTCTGGCAATTTATTGACAGCTGAGGATATTCAGACAATGTATAAGGATCCTATCGTATTTGCTATGGCGAATCCGATTCCTGAAATAATGCCTGAAGAAGCTTATAAAGGTGGGGCAGCCATTGTAGGAACAGGTCGGAGCGATTTACCGAATCAAGTGAATAATGTCCTAGCCTTTCCTGGAATATTCAAAGGTGCATTAAGGACAAAGGCCAATAGAATAACCAATGAAATGAAAATAGCTGCAGCGCTGGCTTTGAGTGAAATGGTTGCGAATCCGAGTAAAGAAAATTTATTGCCAAATGCGCTTGATAAGAATGTACCAGAAATTAT of the Candidatus Hydrogenedentota bacterium genome contains:
- a CDS encoding NAD-dependent malic enzyme — protein: DYDKTYCTPVRDVIMCDTLGIISRDRKDLNTSKKELLKFSNINNMNGTVKDAIVGADVFIGVSSGNLLTAEDIQTMYKDPIVFAMANPIPEIMPEEAYKGGAAIVGTGRSDLPNQVNNVLAFPGIFKGALRTKANRITNEMKIAAALALSEMVANPSKENLLPNALDKNVPEIIAKAVEEAWEKQFS